In Saccharicrinis fermentans DSM 9555 = JCM 21142, a genomic segment contains:
- a CDS encoding RloB family protein, whose amino-acid sequence MANIIKIDNAVLKRRAREEKKRKTEFKSKRKFYLIVCEGEKTEPNYFESLKYSLPKGVLELTNIDIDGTGKNTLSIVEEAKKLRTKYEEKYLRKIDKVWAVFDKDSFPAKNFNNAINKGENSKPKINCAWTNEAFELWYLLHFNYYNTGISRVQYQKFIEKEVNKAANRTDFKYQKNSKEMFAILNEFGNQENAIKNAEKLEGLYFDRSFSNHNPCTKVHKLINELIELTEKYAAQ is encoded by the coding sequence ATGGCTAATATTATTAAAATTGACAACGCCGTTCTTAAAAGACGAGCAAGAGAAGAAAAGAAACGTAAGACTGAGTTTAAATCAAAACGAAAGTTTTACCTAATTGTTTGTGAAGGTGAAAAGACTGAACCAAATTACTTTGAATCTTTAAAATATTCATTGCCCAAAGGTGTTTTAGAACTGACTAATATTGACATTGATGGCACTGGTAAAAATACTTTGTCAATAGTTGAAGAAGCGAAAAAATTAAGAACTAAGTATGAAGAAAAGTACTTACGGAAAATTGATAAGGTCTGGGCTGTTTTTGACAAGGATAGTTTTCCTGCAAAAAACTTTAACAATGCTATAAACAAAGGAGAAAACTCGAAGCCGAAAATTAATTGTGCTTGGACTAATGAGGCTTTTGAACTTTGGTATTTATTGCATTTTAATTATTACAACACAGGTATTTCACGAGTTCAATATCAAAAATTTATTGAAAAAGAAGTTAATAAAGCAGCAAATCGAACTGACTTCAAATATCAGAAGAATTCAAAAGAGATGTTTGCTATATTAAATGAATTTGGAAATCAAGAGAATGCAATAAAGAATGCTGAAAAGCTTGAAGGTTTATATTTTGACAGAAGTTTTTCAAATCATAATCCTTGTACTAAAGTTCATAAATTGATTAATGAGTTGATAGAATTAACTGAAAAGTACGCTGCCCAATAA
- a CDS encoding CobW family GTP-binding protein → MSDKTIMPVTIITGFLGAGKTTLLNEILEHNKNTNFLIIENEAGNINIDRELVRNNDNNNLFELTGGCICCSLSTELGTVLNSVILSQVKYDYVLIEATGMADSGQVINMFSGARIQRYFKLDSVVALVDAGSFLKRLANFSEVRSQVVQSDVIIINKCDLLAPEQTKELEQKITTINPLARIEQTTFGKIEDIQILNCESFSPCNMEESIIDYTNITVVSPRKNHGHSIQTLSYTITGDFDMKRMAMWFEDFLFMNRDKVLRVKAILSIDDMAHKIILQSVGNTYHTTQGSQWLENKNRESNIVIIGTDLKDDEIKTSLYKLLVKTTV, encoded by the coding sequence ATGAGCGATAAAACAATAATGCCTGTGACTATTATTACAGGCTTTTTAGGGGCGGGTAAAACAACCTTGTTAAACGAAATACTGGAACATAACAAAAACACCAATTTTCTTATTATTGAAAACGAAGCAGGCAATATTAATATTGACAGAGAACTGGTTAGAAATAATGATAATAACAATTTATTTGAACTAACCGGTGGCTGCATTTGCTGCTCTCTGAGCACCGAACTTGGAACTGTTTTAAATAGCGTTATACTATCGCAAGTAAAATATGATTATGTGTTGATAGAAGCTACTGGCATGGCAGATTCTGGTCAGGTTATTAATATGTTTTCAGGAGCACGTATCCAAAGGTATTTTAAGTTAGATAGCGTAGTTGCCTTGGTAGATGCCGGTTCATTTTTAAAGCGTCTTGCCAATTTTAGCGAAGTTCGCAGCCAGGTGGTACAATCTGATGTTATTATAATAAACAAATGTGATTTATTGGCTCCCGAACAAACCAAAGAGCTTGAGCAAAAGATAACTACGATTAACCCACTTGCAAGAATTGAGCAAACAACTTTTGGTAAAATTGAAGATATTCAGATATTAAATTGTGAAAGTTTTAGTCCTTGCAATATGGAAGAAAGCATTATTGATTATACCAATATAACCGTGGTAAGCCCTAGAAAAAACCATGGCCACTCCATACAAACGCTAAGCTATACCATAACCGGTGATTTTGATATGAAAAGAATGGCCATGTGGTTTGAAGACTTCCTTTTTATGAATAGAGATAAGGTACTCCGGGTTAAAGCCATTTTAAGCATTGACGATATGGCACATAAGATTATTCTCCAGTCGGTAGGGAATACTTACCATACAACACAAGGCTCTCAATGGCTTGAAAATAAAAACAGGGAAAGCAATATTGTAATTATTGGAACCGATTTAAAGGATGACGAAATCAAAACGAGTCTATACAAATTATTAGTAAAAACAACCGTATGA
- the tssD gene encoding type VI secretion system tube protein TssD: MYRVKLVVDSYERWLTSVYYEYFCPVDMDPEYYKKYLQKNFPFEPADTKDMAPYNPRTIPTVNPTFFDKELIRESLREAEFAVKHGESNFCTEKFSSFGEDKSLKAKYYTKLAKARQRNGLDYGIAPNYSRNYDSYIRPVQQITKRTEYNKFGGIFNLSLDSSQDDDFLYEWLLQGDMKQGKLVFFDGDLEQAFKIEFWDCYCIRVGEQMTSTGSSAMRMHIRLSPAITRNRGEEHQKVWKVTDITPNDRAFGPGPVEEEPVQEPEWVECYITDMQGNRIDDYQIGDTIIVVFKTRHLVGKKISLNLNDKDADFEYNGNRLENDILSNYLVNNNTEQVELTVIEQA, encoded by the coding sequence ATGTATAGAGTAAAACTAGTTGTAGACAGCTATGAACGCTGGCTTACAAGCGTGTACTACGAGTACTTTTGTCCCGTAGATATGGATCCGGAATACTATAAAAAGTATTTACAAAAGAATTTTCCTTTTGAACCTGCCGATACAAAAGATATGGCTCCATATAATCCCCGCACAATACCTACTGTTAATCCTACTTTTTTTGACAAAGAGCTTATTAGAGAAAGCTTGAGAGAAGCAGAATTTGCCGTTAAACATGGCGAATCAAACTTTTGTACCGAAAAATTTTCTTCATTTGGAGAGGATAAGTCATTAAAAGCCAAATACTATACTAAATTAGCTAAAGCACGTCAGCGTAATGGGCTCGATTACGGTATCGCTCCCAACTACTCCCGCAACTATGATAGTTATATTCGTCCGGTGCAACAAATAACAAAACGTACTGAGTATAACAAGTTTGGTGGCATATTTAATCTTTCATTAGATTCAAGCCAAGATGACGACTTTTTGTATGAATGGTTGTTACAGGGTGATATGAAACAAGGTAAGTTGGTATTTTTCGATGGCGACCTGGAACAGGCTTTTAAAATTGAGTTTTGGGATTGTTACTGTATTCGTGTTGGTGAGCAAATGACATCAACAGGTAGTAGTGCCATGCGAATGCATATACGTCTATCGCCAGCCATTACCCGTAACCGTGGTGAAGAGCACCAGAAGGTTTGGAAAGTTACTGATATCACTCCAAATGATAGGGCTTTTGGCCCAGGACCTGTAGAAGAGGAGCCTGTACAAGAACCCGAGTGGGTTGAGTGTTATATTACAGATATGCAGGGCAATCGCATTGACGATTACCAAATTGGCGATACTATTATCGTAGTATTTAAAACACGCCATTTAGTAGGCAAAAAGATAAGTCTGAATTTAAACGATAAGGATGCCGACTTTGAATACAATGGGAATAGGCTCGAAAACGATATTTTAAGTAATTACCTTGTGAATAATAATACCGAACAAGTAGAACTAACCGTTATAGAACAAGCATAA
- a CDS encoding transposase, with amino-acid sequence MADSEHVVCYLGRYTHRIAISNDRIIDINDTHVRFRAKDYRKKGAAKTVSLPGVEFLKRFCQHVMPRAPFVSGGKA; translated from the coding sequence ATGGCCGACAGCGAACACGTGGTGTGTTATTTAGGGCGGTACACGCACCGCATAGCTATATCCAACGACAGGATCATAGATATAAACGATACGCATGTCAGGTTCCGAGCAAAGGATTACCGGAAAAAAGGTGCCGCCAAGACCGTAAGCCTGCCGGGTGTGGAGTTTTTAAAACGCTTTTGCCAACATGTGATGCCAAGGGCTCCGTTCGTATCAGGAGGTAAGGCATAG
- a CDS encoding AAA family ATPase, translating to MIIEFTVGNFLSFSNKKTLSLEATNITEYKESTFKAGKFNLLKSAVLYGANSSGKSNFIKAMSTMKRIVMTSVEKTSASKFEIVPFLLNTSTENKPTFFELVFLIDKTRYRYGFEIDNSSIHGEWLFKLEGDNEIPLFIREENGIGVTDDFKEGHGLEFKTRENALFLSVVDQFNGENAAKIISWFNDLGTISGLSHDNYRGLTFSLLDKKKSKEKLLDFLKDLDLGFEQLKFRKEKFQERFLPDDLPAELLDDIINDLQGKTIARINTVHNKYDESGKKVGFKDFDLRGQESSGTNKVFDISGPIFDTLIGGGVLVIDELDAKLHPLMTAAITNLFNSPEYNTNNAQLIFATHDTNLLSYGRFRRDQIYFLEKDKFEASDLYSLIEYKEEGSSKKIRKDRSFEKDYINGRYGAIPFIGNFEELLSNG from the coding sequence ATGATTATTGAATTTACAGTTGGAAATTTTTTGTCTTTTAGTAATAAAAAAACTTTATCCTTAGAGGCTACAAATATTACAGAATATAAAGAATCAACATTCAAAGCAGGGAAATTTAATCTCTTGAAAAGTGCAGTTCTTTACGGGGCTAACTCAAGTGGAAAATCAAATTTCATTAAAGCAATGTCGACAATGAAAAGAATTGTAATGACATCTGTAGAAAAGACATCTGCATCGAAATTTGAAATTGTTCCTTTTTTACTTAATACTAGTACTGAAAATAAACCGACTTTTTTTGAATTAGTTTTCTTAATTGACAAAACAAGATATAGATATGGTTTTGAAATTGATAATAGTTCAATCCATGGAGAATGGTTATTTAAATTAGAAGGAGATAATGAAATTCCTCTATTTATCAGGGAAGAAAATGGAATTGGGGTAACTGATGACTTTAAAGAAGGTCATGGTCTTGAATTTAAAACTAGAGAAAATGCTCTGTTTCTTTCCGTTGTTGACCAATTTAATGGAGAAAACGCCGCAAAAATTATTAGCTGGTTTAATGATTTAGGAACTATTTCTGGATTAAGTCATGATAATTATAGAGGGCTTACTTTTTCATTGTTGGACAAAAAGAAATCAAAAGAAAAGCTACTGGATTTTTTAAAAGACTTAGATTTAGGATTTGAACAACTAAAATTCCGAAAAGAGAAATTTCAAGAAAGATTTTTACCAGATGACTTACCTGCAGAACTTCTTGATGATATAATCAATGATTTGCAAGGAAAAACTATTGCAAGGATTAACACAGTCCACAATAAATATGACGAAAGTGGTAAAAAAGTTGGTTTCAAGGATTTTGATTTACGTGGACAAGAATCATCAGGGACAAATAAAGTTTTTGATATTTCAGGACCAATTTTTGATACTCTAATTGGTGGTGGAGTATTGGTTATTGATGAATTAGATGCGAAACTTCATCCATTAATGACTGCTGCAATTACTAATTTATTTAATTCCCCTGAGTATAATACAAATAATGCACAATTAATCTTTGCAACTCATGATACGAATTTGTTATCATATGGCAGATTTAGAAGAGACCAAATTTATTTTCTAGAGAAAGACAAATTTGAGGCAAGTGATTTGTATTCCTTGATTGAATATAAAGAGGAAGGCTCCAGTAAAAAAATCAGAAAAGATAGGTCTTTTGAAAAAGACTACATCAATGGCAGATATGGAGCAATTCCATTTATTGGCAACTTCGAAGAACTTTTAAGCAATGGCTAA
- a CDS encoding tyrosine-type recombinase/integrase, with protein MQKKTSLTILEKAIVYVPELKKVLKKLENQVDLRGQEVINLKIGDVDFERQTIHIRQSKYKKDRIVPLSPTMAIGLKKYMAAENPCQWLFNGTQPIRYPLWKAINTTWPMWCANSADG; from the coding sequence ATGCAGAAGAAAACATCACTTACAATTTTGGAAAAGGCCATTGTCTATGTGCCCGAGTTAAAAAAGGTGCTGAAGAAACTTGAAAACCAGGTCGATCTGCGCGGGCAAGAGGTCATAAACCTCAAAATCGGAGATGTTGATTTTGAGCGGCAAACCATTCATATCAGACAGAGCAAATACAAAAAAGACCGCATTGTGCCTCTTTCCCCGACCATGGCTATTGGCCTAAAAAAATACATGGCCGCCGAAAACCCTTGCCAGTGGCTCTTTAACGGCACACAGCCCATTAGATACCCTTTATGGAAGGCGATAAATACGACCTGGCCGATGTGGTGCGCAAATTCGGCAGACGGTTAA
- a CDS encoding Fur family transcriptional regulator, producing MKSIEILNTFKIKGTGCRLGILDLMISSGIALSENEIRKNLEGKYNRTTFYRSFKTLEERSVIHKIVVDNQLVKYELDNSVTRKKEHAHFYCNKCNTVKCLDTIEIATPTVPKDYKITEQELILKGECNICAINNQQDNS from the coding sequence ATGAAATCAATAGAGATATTAAATACATTTAAGATTAAAGGAACAGGATGCAGATTAGGTATTTTAGACCTAATGATATCGTCTGGAATTGCACTTTCTGAGAATGAAATACGCAAAAATCTTGAAGGCAAATACAACCGTACAACCTTTTATCGCTCATTTAAAACACTTGAAGAGCGTAGTGTAATTCATAAAATAGTAGTAGATAATCAGCTTGTAAAATATGAGTTGGACAATTCAGTTACAAGAAAAAAAGAACACGCTCATTTTTATTGCAATAAATGCAATACAGTTAAATGCCTTGATACGATAGAAATAGCAACACCAACAGTACCCAAGGATTATAAAATAACTGAGCAAGAATTGATACTAAAAGGGGAATGCAACATTTGTGCTATAAATAATCAGCAAGACAACTCATGA
- a CDS encoding ankyrin repeat domain-containing protein yields the protein MTKYIISISFLTLLLTNSLSQTKTEPFDPYAMSNLVRSGDTLKLRQAITKYNYDVNTYDAEEFTMPLLHVACSSGDSVMVDFLLKNGANPNIPTRYALAASWAAEKGHVKQIKQCLDNGLDPQIEEMSYWVNKYKKGDKDIPQWMNKVISRVLETDTIPYQNFPYYQFTDPGDYTLLIASIISDEYKKHQLTKELIDAGVNINLINKSGYTALIAAILKLNPSLVKLLIKNGAHVNQLIANPFQTRNDDVLNNHVSPLLFLLIYINDNHELLSQNHDEIISIIKMLKKAGADMSIQTKTEQMSAMDIARQLGDDKIIKAIQK from the coding sequence ATGACAAAATACATCATTAGCATTAGTTTTTTAACACTCCTATTAACCAACAGTTTAAGTCAAACTAAAACAGAACCATTTGACCCCTATGCAATGTCCAACCTGGTCCGGTCAGGAGACACCTTAAAGCTACGGCAAGCGATTACAAAATATAATTACGACGTAAACACATACGATGCGGAAGAATTTACAATGCCATTGTTACATGTAGCTTGTAGCTCAGGAGATAGTGTGATGGTTGACTTTCTACTAAAAAACGGAGCCAACCCCAATATACCCACCCGGTACGCTTTGGCTGCCAGTTGGGCAGCAGAAAAAGGCCACGTAAAACAAATAAAGCAATGTTTAGATAATGGTTTAGACCCTCAGATTGAAGAAATGAGCTACTGGGTCAACAAATACAAAAAAGGAGACAAGGACATCCCCCAATGGATGAACAAAGTAATCAGCCGGGTTCTTGAAACAGATACCATTCCCTATCAGAACTTTCCCTACTACCAATTTACAGACCCTGGAGATTATACGCTACTCATTGCCTCTATCATTTCTGATGAATATAAAAAACATCAGTTAACAAAGGAGCTTATTGATGCTGGTGTAAACATAAATCTAATCAACAAAAGCGGTTATACAGCCCTTATTGCAGCCATACTCAAATTAAATCCTTCATTGGTAAAACTATTGATAAAAAATGGGGCACATGTAAACCAACTAATAGCAAATCCCTTTCAAACTCGTAATGACGATGTTCTCAACAACCATGTAAGTCCCCTACTCTTCTTGCTTATCTACATTAATGATAACCATGAGCTCTTATCCCAAAATCATGATGAGATTATAAGCATCATTAAAATGCTAAAAAAAGCAGGTGCAGACATGTCTATACAAACAAAAACAGAACAAATGTCGGCAATGGATATTGCTAGGCAGTTGGGCGATGATAAGATCATAAAAGCCATCCAAAAATAA